A genomic window from Gossypium hirsutum isolate 1008001.06 chromosome D10, Gossypium_hirsutum_v2.1, whole genome shotgun sequence includes:
- the LOC107914665 gene encoding uncharacterized protein has product MAAVPKQTSMAIKSYKNQAQMLVKNYLLADPFAPYTSILGGILAFKVVYDLADLINNFYIKTYPSLTKIQRVDWNNRGISITHAISVSALSLYFIFWSDLFSDPYLMGLMVFRSSQLSTFGLGVFSAFGFVHKITTLEKTVGFQSGIYILNGDWCY; this is encoded by the exons ATGGCAGCAGTGCCTAAACAGACAAGTATGGCTATAAAGTCTTACAAAAATCAGGCTCAGATGTTGGTTAAGAATTACTTATTAGCTGATCCTTTCGCTCCTTATACTTCCATCCTCGGTGGCATTCTTGCTTTCAAAGTG GTCTATGATCTGGCTGACTTAATCAACAACTTTTACATCAAGACTTACCCTAGTCTTACTAAAATTCAACGAGTAGATTGGAACAATCG TGGCATCTCTATAACTCATGCCATTTCTGTTTCTGCTTTGTCATTGTACTTCATTTTCTGGTCAGACCTCTTTTCTGACCCATATCTTATGGGTCTTATGGTCTTTCGAAGCTCACAACTCTCTACTTTTGGATTAGGG GTATTTTCAGCTTTTGGATTTGTGCATAAGATTACTACCTTGGAGAAGACAGTTGGATTTCAG TCAgggatatatatattgaatgggGACTGGTGCTATTGA